The DNA region AAGAGGATGTCGAAGATCCTCACAAACTGAAAGAAGCTAAGCTAGCcggtggagaagaagaggacgTAGCTATAGCCATGGAAGCTTCTGCATAAAACTTGAGTTTTGTATTGGTTACAAGTTTTAAAGGAGACTCAGCTTGACTTTGTATTGTGGTACGTTTTATATGAGTTATGACTttgtaaaggttgtgatattcTCTCCGTTATACATTGCAAGAGTCAAGAAATTTGATTGCTTGGGTTTGGTTCCCATCTAAAGGTGTTTAACCAACATTTGCACAATTTACTCATGTCGTATGGAAGAGAAGAAATTATACATTTTTGCGtatggaagagaagaaacaaagcttATACTTTTTGGTTGTATGGTAGTGAAGAGAAAAACTTGCATATCATGTAAACTGAAATTAAACGTTTTTGGCTCAaagccaaaatcaaaaatacaacGTGTGTGTGTAAAAAACTCTTATTATTAGAAAACAACGTAAGATAACTAGGGAGTTTTAGCCTCTTGAAAACTGATTGGGCACTCGATTCTTCTACTCCACTACTTCAATTAGGGTGGGCTCATAGTCATCAGGAGCCACAAATCCATGGAGGTTCATCACTGTTGCAGCTACGTTTGCAAGCCCCGGTGTTTCCAGATCTTTACGGAATCTAACTCCTTTAGACAAACCAGGACCTCCAATGGCAATTGGCACCTGAGGTCAATAATTACAATTTCACATCAGATCGAATCCAATCTTTTACGTTATGGTAATAGCACAGACTTCCATTCGACTTACTGGCTTGAGTGTGTGAGAGGTTAGAATCTGAAGGTTCCCTTCCTTGTCCAAAGCAGGCTTCCCAGATTTATCCCTCTTCACCATGTCCTCTGCGTTTCCGTGATCAGCAGTCACAACATAAATACCTTTCACTTGTTCGATAGCATCAAAAATCATCTGCAACAACCAAACCACTTGTGAGCTAAGTCATACTAACTCTTATTATTAAGACTAGTCgataaattttttataacaataCCTTCACAGCAAGATCAGCAGCCTCGCATGCAACAACTGTGGCTTCAATATCACCTGTATGACCCACCATATCGGAATTTGGAATGTTAACTCGCACCTGAAATTCAATATCAAACCGTAAGTAAGACAATCTCTGCTTGCTTATATACAGGGATGTTTGATTATATGATCATAAGACCAATCATCCACCTCACCTGATCAAACTTGCCACTAAGGATTGCATCCCTCGCCTTCTCACCAATTTCCAGAGCTTTCATCTTTGGTTGGGCATTGAATGATATTCCACTGTCACTTGGGATTTCGACGTACTCCTCCAACTTTTCATTGAAATATCCAGACCGGTTTCCATTCCAGAAGAAGGTGACATGCCCAAACTTGACGGTCTCACTGTTTCATCCACATACATTGATAAATATGTCAGAGATGCTATCTAGGTCAATGAACTTGGTTTGATCAGCATAATAGATAGCAAAGACTATTAAGAAAAGGCAAAGACATAGCACCAGTTGCAATTCAATTAAAAAGTGAAAGGTGAATGTGCATATAAGAAAGATGTCAAATACTCAAAATGTGATAGAAAGAATTTAAAGAACCTGCAAGCAAAGGTGCTGACGCCATTGTGAGTCAAATATTCACCAGACGTCCTATCAATCTCCGGGGGAGAAACAAGGTAACGGTTTGGTAGCTTAAGCTCTCCATCATACTGAAGCATACCAGCATAACGTATCTTTGGAAACCTCACACGATCAAACTTGTCAAAATCTTCGTATTCAAGTGCCTTAGCATGCATAACCATACGATCAGCCCTGAAGTTGAAAGTGACAACAGCATCGCCGTCCACAATGGGACCAACTGCTTTCCCTGAGTCATCAACAATCACAAACGGAGGCA from Camelina sativa cultivar DH55 chromosome 3, Cs, whole genome shotgun sequence includes:
- the LOC104768077 gene encoding 2,3-bisphosphoglycerate-independent phosphoglycerate mutase 1 gives rise to the protein MATSSAWKLDDHPKLPKGKTIALIVLDGWGESAPDEYNCIHNAPTPAMDALKHGAPDTWTLIKAHGTAVGLPSEDDMGNSEVGHNALGAGRIFAQGAKLCDLALASGKIFEGEGFKYVSESFDTHTLHLVGLLSDGGVHSRIDQLQLLIKGSAERGAKRIRVHILTDGRDVLDGSSVGFVETLEADLVKLRENGVDAQIASGGGRMYVTLDRYENDWEVVKRGWDAQVLGEAPHKFKNAVEAVKTLRKEPGANDQYLPPFVIVDDSGKAVGPIVDGDAVVTFNFRADRMVMHAKALEYEDFDKFDRVRFPKIRYAGMLQYDGELKLPNRYLVSPPEIDRTSGEYLTHNGVSTFACSETVKFGHVTFFWNGNRSGYFNEKLEEYVEIPSDSGISFNAQPKMKALEIGEKARDAILSGKFDQVRVNIPNSDMVGHTGDIEATVVACEAADLAVKMIFDAIEQVKGIYVVTADHGNAEDMVKRDKSGKPALDKEGNLQILTSHTLKPVPIAIGGPGLSKGVRFRKDLETPGLANVAATVMNLHGFVAPDDYEPTLIEVVE